GATTCCTTGCCTATTTCGTCCATTATCCAAACGGTTTCATCATTGTGTAGCCAGTAACGCATACGCATTTTATTAAAACGATGGGCTAAAATAGCTTCTACGGCTTGTTTGAGATCATCATCTAACCACAACACTTTAGACTCGCCAGCATTGCCATTAAATGCTTGGCTAATAAAGGCGTCATTTGACTGATACTGTGTTGCTACAGCGCTAAATGCCGAAAAATAAACAGCTAACCCCATCATAAATAACATCAAATATGATCGTAATATTGCCTGCATATCAATCCTTAGCCAAGAACAAAAATAAGGGTGCCGACAATATACACTGTTGGCACCCAAAATTTTACCGATAATCTGTTTCATCGATGCGTGCTTTTACTGAATGCTCAGCAATTAGAACTGGTAACCAACACCTAGGTTGAAACCGTCTGAATCTGCAGCGCCACCAATGTTTTCGTAATCAGCTTTAAACACTACGTTTTCGTGTAACCAGTAGTTAACACCCACGTTGGTTTGTTTTTTCTTAGTATCGGCACTATCACCCGCATTGTTGTCCCACTCGTTATAACGAGCAAACACACCAAACTGTTCATTAATGCGGTAAGAAGGCTCAATATAGAAACCATTTTGCTTATCGCGACCTAATGCTTCAGCTTCTTTACCATCAATATCCCACTGGGCGAATAATGCCTTAACAGTGAAGTTTTCAATGCTGTAAATAGCGTGTGCTGTTAACAATGTAGCAGAAGCGCTATCAACACCAGCAGTCCCCTGAGTTAAGTCAGACTGATACTGAACCGTGGCAGCTAATTCTAAACCCGGTACTGCAGTGTATTTTACGCGGCCGGTATAAGCTAAATCTTCGCCTTTCGCTTCAGATACTTTTTGACGACCGTTACGGATTTTATAGCCTGAGCTTTCGTCCAAATACAAACCCGAAGTCACAGCAGTGTCAAAAGCTAAACCTGGAGCGGCTTTAATATTAAGGTTTAAACCACCTTCCCACCATGTTGCAGGAATAATATCTTTTTCTACCGGGTTACGCTCAACACCGTAAAATACCGTTGGTTCGTGAGTTTCGTTGATAATACCTACTGGCATTAAGAATAGACCCGCTTTAGCGGTAAGCATCTCATTAAAATCGTGCTCGATATAAGCTTGCTCTAGCTCAACTTCGCCATTTTGACTCTCACCGGCAATTGAGTGCTCAACTTCTAGTTCAGAGAAAAAACGAGTGGTGCTGTTAAACTCATGACCCACAAACAATACAAAACGGTGAAAATCGAATTCTTTTTTGTCGGTACCGGTTTGGTTATTGCTAATATTGTTATAGTGTAATTCACCATAACCACCAATAGTGGTAGCCGACTTACTTGATGCGCTCGCTTCTACTACATCTGCAGTAGTTTCTACACGCTTTTCAGTTTGCTCAAGACGCTTTTCAAGATCTTTAAGCACTTTCTGCTGCTGCTCAATAATCTGACGTAGTTCAGTCGTTTCGTCAGAAGCCATAGCTTGATTGCTAGCCAAAAGACTAAATAGTGTTGCAGCAATTAACGTTTTTTTCATATCTCATCCCGATTAGACAATGTAAATGTAAATTTCGTGAATTATACATAACGAACATGTTAATGCAAACCATTATCATTAAGTTTGTGATACGCATGTCACATTATTAACAATCACAAATAACAGTGAAATGTCACAACAGATACAAATATTGATAAAAAGAGTTAACACTGATGACGGGCCAGAATGATGTTATAAATTGGTAGAAACGGGGTTTTATTGAAATACAAATAGAGGTGCTAATCTGGTGCCGGAGTGAGTAAAAACCAACTTTTCGCGCCGACATTATCAGTTATAGATGAGCTAATATCTGCACAGAACATTAATCCAACTGAGTTCCATCGAGTAGGTAAAAATACAATACTATAATGCTTTTAACAAAGATCTAAGTCTAACAAAACCTAACAGTTAGTTAAATACGTTGCCTTTCTAACGAACTGCTATAACCTAACTAAAACCTCTTCGTTTTGTCATTTATTTGTCCTCGATAGCTGGCTGAGCGCTCAATTTTTGAGACGGCCCAATGACAGCTCTTCGCTTAAGCTACCAAACCGTTGAATTTGGTGACATAGATGTTCATCTATGCACCTTACGTAATAGTCAAGAATTTTATGACCCTACAGGTGTTGCTGAAAAACTCGGAATATCCTCTGCAAGCTGGCCTATTTTTGGCATTGTATGGCCATCAAGCTTAGTGCTGGCAAACTATATGTTGGATTACAAAACCGAAGGTAAAAGAATTCTAGAAATAGGCTGTGGAATCGCATTATCAAGCTTACTCCTCAACGAAAAACATGCCGATATTACCGCAACCGACTATCACCCAGAAGTAGAGCAGTTCCTTAACCGAAATACAAAACTCAACAATGGTAAAAACATTGCTTTTGAGCGAGTAGATTGGGCTAATGACACCAGTAAGCTGGGACTTTTTGACGTCATCATTGGCAGCGATTTACTCTATGAAGATGAGCATGTGCAGTTATTGGCTTATTTTATTAAAAACCATGCCAGTAAAAAATGTGACGTCATCATTGTAGACCCCGGTAGAGGTAGAAAGAATAAACTCAGTGTAAAATTAGCTGAGTTCGGTTTCATCAGCAGCCATTTTAAACCAATACACACCGACTATTTAGCTCTACCCTTTAAAGGCTACATTCTGGTTTTTTCACGTGGTAATATCGTCACCTAATCAAGTATTATTGCCATTATCGAATACGAGTAATCAGTGTGTTCAAATACTGGGATTCAGCAACGCCTGGCATAATTACTACCGAATGCTTGTGGCGTTGTGTTTGACGGTTAGCAAAAGCATCACGTTAATCACTCGATCTAAAACATCATCACAAGTCTGTAGGCATATTTGATTGTGCATCAACCACCAGCACCGTTTAATCTCGCTATAACGCAACAAAATACCTTTAATGCTGGATGGAATAAGCAATAATTACCGACTCAACCGCCAGAATAGACATTAACCGCACCACACTAAGCCAACCATTTAATTATTTGTCAGGTTTTTAGGCTCAAAACAGGCTATGATCCCATTTTGTCGCCCCCTGGCTAATGCACTCAATTATTGAGGCATTACCCCAAGCCTATATTCAATTTCGATTAGGCTTATATGGCATCGTTATTAGATGCGCGATAACTCTTTTTACCCCTTTTATACTTTACATTAGGCAATACCATGGCTATCAGAATTAAACTTAAACCTGGCCGCGAACGTTCATTAGAGCGTCGCCACCCTTGGATATTTTCCAATGGAATTCACAACGTCAATGGCGGAAAACCGCAAGCTGGTGACACTGTTGAAGTAGTGGCGCACGACGGGCATTGGCTCGGACGCGGTGCCTGGTCGCCAGAATCTCAAATCCAAGTGCGGATATGGACTTTCGACAAAGACGAAACTATCGATGCCGACTTCTTCGCCCGACGCATAAAAAGAGCCCAAGCAGGACGTGATGATTTGATTCGCGAACAAGGTCTAACGGGTTATCGCTTAATCGCCGCTGAATCGGACGGTTTACCCGGTATTACCATAGACCGTTATGCCAACGTATTGGTTTGCCAACTGTTAAGCACTGGTGCTGAAAAATGGCGCGACACTATCGTTGAGCAACTGGTTCTTCAATATCCGGACTGCGCTGTCTATGAGCGCTCAGATGTCGACTCTAGAAAGAAAGAAGGCCTGACTCCGGTTGTAGGATTACTACACGGGGAGTTACCTGCTATGCCCGTCATCATCGAAGAAAACGGTATTAAGATTGCCGTCGATGTTGTTAAAGGTCATAAAACAGGTTTCTATCTGGATCAGCGTGACAACCGTGCTATGGCGGCTCGTTTCGTCAAAGGTAAGTCAGTACTTAACTGTTTCTGTTACACCGGTACTTTTGGCTTATATGCCGCCAAAGCAGGCGCTGCGAGTATTGAAAACGTCGATGTATCAACCTTAGCCCTACAAACTGCTCGCGATAATATGGCCATTAATAACCTTAATGATGACCATGTAAGCTATAACGAAGCTGACGTATTCAAATTACTACGCCAGTACCGAGATGAAGGTAAAACCTTTGATGTTATTGTTTTAGACCCGCCTAAGTTTGCCGACAATAAGTCGCAACTCGATGGCGCATGTCGCGGTTATAAAGACATCAATATGATTGCGATGCAATTACTTAATCCAGGTGGAATATTACTGACGTTCTCGTGTTCAGGCTTAATGCAGTCAGACCTATTCCAAAAAGTGGTTGCCGATGCCGCACTTGATGCCAAGCGTGAAGTGCAATTTATTGAACGCATGCACCAAGCAAGTGATCACCCAATTAGTAGCGCATTCCCAGAAGGTTATTACCTGAAAGGACTAGTCGCTCGTGTTTGGTAATAGCTAAGTTTGACCAAATCAAAAAGGGAACAGTATCTGTTCCCTTTTTGTTGGGTAAAATCGCTGTAAGCTCTACGAAGTCTTATGCCGATAATATCAGTCACACAATCAAAACGCGTTTAAGTCAACATGAGTATTAGCCGCATCACGATATCTTGATCGGTTTTATGTTGGAACACCCAACTTAGGGTTAACACCGTAATCATTTACATCATGGCTGTCTTGAGCTAAGAAAACAATCAGAACAATTAAACCAATAATTGGGATTAATAGTATTAATTGCCACCAGCCAGAGTGGCCTGTGTCATGTAACCTTCTAGCTGCAATACTAAGACTTGGAACTAATAGCGCAAGACTCACTATCGCTGAAATGGTATCTAAACCAAGTACAGCTAAGACAATATTCAGAATACCGACCCGTAAAAACATCCATGATGAATATCACCATCGTTATATCTTCCTGTCAGCTTTATGCAATTAGACTTATTTTAGTGATATTGCCCCCCTAAGTGCACACAACGTCATCTCACAAGTTCATTGAAACAAAATTGATCTAGTTGATTAACTACTGCGTAACTAATGCTGAACTCAAAATGGTACACACCTAAAAGGAAGATAAAATGTTAAAGAAAATATCTACGATACTGACTCTTGTAGTAGCTAGTTTAGCGTTCTCATCTGTTTCTTATGCCGAACATCATGGTATGAAAAAAGACATTGTTGATGTAGCGGTTGAAAATGGCTCGTTTACCACTCTCGTTGCTGCAGTTAAAGCAGCAGGACTTGTTGAAACGCTGAAAGGTGAAGGTCCATTTACGGTATTTGCACCAACAGATGATGCATTTGCAAAGTTGCCTGAAGGCACTGTCGAAATGCTACTAAAACCAGAGAACAAAGATAAGCTTGTCGCGGTATTAACTTATCATGTTGTAGCTGGCAAAGTGTTAGCTGCTGATGTAGTTAAGCTAGATAGCGCAACAACAGTTGAAGGACAAACAGTTACCATTGAAGTAAAAGACGGTAATGTGATGGTAAACAATGCAAAAGTTATCATGACAGATGTTAACGCTAGCAACGGTGTCATCCACGTGATTGACACAGTGCTACTACCTAAGTAATTACTAAGCAATTAATTACTGTCGGGGGCATAGGATACATTCCACGCCCCCGATTCTGTTGTGCTGAACGATTTAAGCCAGCACACAATAGTAACTGATAATACCTTACTTATGAATTAGTTAACTGGCTGCCAAGACAGCTTAATAACCATATTTAAACAATCCTCAATAGCCTTCAACGACTCCAATAGTATCTTTAATTAGCTAAACCCCATTTTAAACTGGGGCGGCGATAATCTTCGTCGGGAATAAAATGCCCCTATCGAAATAGACAGATTTAACAACCAGACTATTAATGGTCAATTATCCCATTACGCTATAATATTATTTCACCCAATAAAAACGGCTTCCTAAGAAACCGTTTTTATTAAAATTAACAATTAAATCAAAACCTTACTCAACTGTAACTGATTTAGCTAAATTGCGAGGTTGGTCTACATCAGTACCTTTAATTAATGCCACATGATATGACAATAACTGTAATGGAATAGTGTAAATTAACGGTGCCATGAACTGATCACAATGTGGTACCTGGATCACTTTCATGGTGTCGTCTGATTCAAACTCAGCATCAACATCGGCAAACACATACATTAGTCCGCCACGAGCACGCACTTCTTCAACGTTCGATTTAAGCTTTTCGAGTAATTCATTGTTTGGCGCAACCACGATAACTGGCATATCGGCATCAATCAAAGCTAATGGACCGTGCTTTAACTCACCAGATGCGTAAGCTTCTGCGTGAATGTATGAAATCTCTTTTAGCTTTAATGCACCTTCCATAGCGATGGGGTATTGATCACCACGGCCTAAGAATAATGCATGTTGTTTGTCGGCAAAGTCTTCTGCTAATTCTGCAATTGCATCATTTAAGCCAAGTGCTTGTTCCACTTTTGCTGGCATTGATAACAAGCTTTGAGTAATAGCCGCTTCCATGTCGCTAGACATGCCATTATGACGGCCAATAACCGTTGTTAACATTAACAAGCCAGCTAGTTGAACGGTAAAGGCTTTAGTTGATGCAACACCAATTTCTACGCCAGCTTTCATCATGTAAGCCATGTCAGATTCACGTACTAACGATGAACCAGCTGAGTTACAAATAGTTAAGGTGGCTTTGTAGCCCATTTCTTTTGCTAGGCGCATTGCCGCTAAAGTATCAGCTGTTTCACCAGACTGTGAAATAGTCACTAACAAGCTATTTGGGAACAGGTGCGATTTGCGGTAGCGGAACTCAGATGCAATTTCAACATTACACGATACGCCAGCCCAATCTTCTAACCAGTAACGCGCGGCCATACCTGCATGATAACTGGTACCGCAGGCAATAATTTGCACGTGTTTAATGTCTTTTAAAAATTCAGCAGCATTTTCACCAAAAGCTGAATCTAAAACCTTACCCCCCGCAATACGACCCTCTAGAGTATGTGTAATGGCGGTTGGTTGCTCGTAAATCTCTTTCAGCATGTAGTGACGGTATTCACCTTTGTCACCGGCATCATGAGTCACTTCAGACTCTTTCATTTCGCGCTGAACGGCGTTGCCATTAACGTCAAAAATGTTAACTTCACGGCGCGTAATTTCAGCAACGTCACCTTCTTCTAAAAAGGCAAATGAACGTGTTACAGGTAACAGTGCTAGTTGATCAGAGGCAACAAAGTTTTCACCTAAACCGTAACCAATCACTAATGGGCTTCCGCTACGGGCAACAACCATACGTTCGCTATCACGACGGTCGATAACAACTGTACCATAGGCACCTTCAAGCTGTTTTACTGTCGCTTGTACTGCCACTAATAATGTCGCTGCTGTCTTTAGTTCATGATGAACAAGGTGACAAATAACTTCGGTGTCGGTGTCTGATGAAAATACATAACCTAAACCTTTTAACATCTGGCGCAATTTACCGTGGTTTTCAATAATACCGTTATGAACAACGGCAATATCACCTTCAGATAAATGTGGGTGTGCATTGCGTTCGCTTGGCTCACCATGAGTTGCCCAACGAGTATGGGCAATACCGGTGCCGCCACTTAACGGTGCGGCATCAAGTGCAGACGACAACTCTTGTACTTTACCAACGCGGCGAGTACGGCTTAACTCACCTTGATGGATAACAGCAATGCCAGCTGAGTCATAACCACGGTATTCTAGACGACGTAAGCCCTCTACTAAAATTTCTGCAACATCCCTTTGCGCCACTGCGCCTACGATTCCACACATGTTAGTTGTTTCCTTTACTGTTTCAATTTAATTTTGTTTACTTAGTGTATGGCGCGAGTATGACTCTGACGCCATGCGCTGAAATAGTGTTAACGGCTTCTTGGGTGATGTTGTCGTCGGTAACTAAGACATTAACCACATCCCAAGGTAATTCTAGATTAGGGATCCGTCGGCCAATTTTAGTCGACTCTAATAACACCACGACTTCACGAGACATTTCAGCCATTACTTTACTTAAGCCGGTTAGTTCGTTAAATGTGGTGGTGCCACGATCGAGATCAATGCCGTCGGCACCGATAAAAAGTTGGTCGAAGTTATATGAACGTAATACTTGCTCTGCCACTTGGCCCTGAAAAGACTCTGAGTGAGGGTCCCAGGTGCCACCGGTCATCAATAATGTCGGCTCATTTTCAAGTTCATGAATGGCGTTTGCCAATTGCAATGAATTAGTCATCACCACCAAGCCGCGCTTGTCATTTAGCTGTTGCACAAGACCTGAAGTCGTACTGCCGCTGTCAATAATAATTCGGTTATGATCACGAATAAGCTCAGCGGCTTTAGCTGCTATAGCTTGCTTGTTTAAAGACAGTTTTTCATTGGTAATTTGAGTCATTTCTTGAGGTACAGGCACCGCACCACCATAACGTCGTAACAATAGCCCATGAGTTTCAAGCATGGCTAAGTCTTTGCGAATAGTGACTTCTGAAGTGGCAAATAGATTTGCTAGCTCATCGACACTGACTTCGCCTTGTTCATTAACCAATTTAATAATCGAGTGGCGACGTTGCTGGGTGTTACGTTTAGTCATTTAAATTAACTATCTTTCATATAAGTTTCGAAACGAAAGATATTTTAGCACCAAATGAAACTTTATCTAGATCTTATCGCTCAAAAATTGAAATAAAAGTACAAAAAAAGCCTCTGACATATGCAGAGGCTTTTAGATTTTAGAATATTAAAGCTTATTTTTTTATTTTAACTGGACGTTGCCAACCGGTAATATGACGCTGTTTAACGCGTGTAATCACCAGTTCATTTTCAGCAACATCTTTGGTTATAGTTGAGCCGGCACCTAACGTGGCATTTTTGCCTATGGTAACAGGCGCAACTAACTGGGTATCACTACCGACGAATACACCATCCTCAATAGTAGTAATAAACTTATTGGCACCGTCATAGTTACAGGTAATCGTACCAGCACCGATATTAACGCCTGCGCCAATTTGTGCATCGCCTAAATAAGCCAAGTGGCCTGCTTTTGAACCTTTACCTAATACACTCTTTTTAATTTCAACAAAGTTGCCTATATGAGCATCTTCTTTAAGCTCTGCCCCTGGGCGTAAGCGAGCAAAAGGTCCTGCGCTCGCAGCTTGTCCAAGCTTAGCGCCTTCAACGATAGTATAAGGTTTAATTTCGGCATTATCGGCAATGTCGCAATCAATCAAAATAGCACCAGCACCAATTGTGACGTTATTACCTAAGGTCACTTGACCTTGAAAAATAACGTTAACATCAATCATCACATCCATACCAACAGTCACGTTACCGCGAATATCAATACGGGCAGGGTCGCGTAAATTAGCGCCTTCAAGCATCATTTTTTCAGCAGCTCGAGCTTGGTAAGCTCGCTCTAACTGCGCAAGTTGTACGCGGTTATTAGCACCTTCAACTTCAATAGCTGATTGTGGTTGTGAGGTAGTAATTTCAACACCATCGGCATTAGCCATGGCGATAATGTCAGTTAAATAGTATTCGCCTTGAGCATTATTATTAGATAAACGATTTAACCATGCTTTTAACTGTTTACCGGGTACCGCCATAATGCCGGTATTCACTTCGTTAATAGCTAACTGCTCAGCATTAGCATCTTTTTGTTCAATAATTCCGACTACTTTACCCTGTTCACGAACTATACGACCGTAACCTGTTGGATTAGGTAAATAGACCGTTAAGATAGCAAGACCATTAGCAGGACGAACGGCCAATAAAGCTTCTAAGGTCGATTGTTGAATTAGTGGCACATCACCATAAAGAATCAATACCGTGTCGTCGTCGTTAATATTTGGATTAGCTTGGGCAACGGCATGGCCAGTTCCCAGTTGCTCTGCTTGCAATACCCAATTTAATGCTTGCTCACCTAAAGCCGCTTGTAATTTATCTGCACCATAGCCATACACTAATTGAATAGCCGATGACCCTAAAGAATTGGCAGTATCAATAACGTGTTGCACCATACTTTTATGGGCAATGGGATGCAGCACTTTAGGCAGATCTGAGCGCATCCGAGTTCCTTTTCCTGCAGCTAAGATCACAACATTTAACGACATTGAGCATTCCTTTAATGAACAGATAGAGATTTGCAGACATTTTAGCGGAATACGAACCAAAGTGAAAATAAAGGCGCTAAGTTAGCCAGTAATAGGCAATAAAAAAGGCGACTCTTACGAGTCGCCTTTTAAGCGTCAAATAATCAGATTATCTGGTGATATTTTTCTTGATGCATTCAACAACACGTAATTGAGCCATAGATTTGGCTAATTCGATTGCAGCAGCTTCATAATTGAAGTCAGTGCCGGCATTAGCAATTGCTTGCTCTGCACGTTCTTTGGCTTCTAAAGCAGCTTTCTCATCAATATCATCGGCACGTAATGCTACATCAGCAAGCACTGAAATTGCAGTAGGTTGTACTTCAAGTAAACCACCTGATAAATACAACACTTCTTCACTGCCATCTTGCTTGATAAAGCGCGCCATACCAGGCTTGATTTTTGTCAGTAACGCAACATGGTTAGGCATAATACCTAACTCACCTTCAGCACCATTAACTTCTAAAAAGCTAACTTGGCCATGGAAGATGCTGTTTTCGGCACTAACAATATCAAGTTGGACTGTTTTGGCTGCCATCAAGTTCTCCTTAAAGAACTAAGCTTTACGGCCTAGTTATTTCTTTTTGTTAGCTTTTTCGACAGCTTCATCGATTGAGCCAACCATGTAGAACGCTTGCTCTGGGATGTGATCGAACTCACCTTCCAAGATACCCTTGAAGCCACGAATTGTGTCTTTAAGAGAAACGTACTTACCTGGAGAACCAGTGAAGACTTCTGCTACGAAGAAAGGTTGAGATAAGAAACGCTCAATCTTACGTGCTCGGAATACCATGGTTTTGTCATCATCTGACAATTCATCCATACCCAAGATAGCAATAATGTCTTTCAGCTCTTTATAACGCTGTAATACAGTTTGTACACCGTTTGCAACATCATAATGCTCTTGGCCAACAACCTGTGGATCTAACTGACGTGAAGTCGAATCCAATGGGTCAACCGCTGGGTAAATACCCAAAGATGCAATTTGACGAGACAATACAACAGTCGCATCTAAGTGAGCGAAGGTTGTTGCTGGTGACGGATCAGTTAAGTCATCCGCAGGTACATATACTGCTTGTACAGAAGTAATCGAACCAGACTTAGTTGAAGTGATACGTTCTTGAAGAACACCCATCTCTTCAGCTAGTGTTGGCTGATAACCTACTGCAGAAGGCATACGACCTAGTAGTGCAGATACTTCAGTACCCGCTAAGGTGTAACGGTAAATGTTGTCCACGAACAACAATACGTCACGACCTTCGTCACGGAACTTTTCAGCGATACTCAGGCCAGTTAACGCTACGCGTAAACGGTTACCTGGAGGCTCGTTCATCTGACCATAAACCATGGCTACTTTGTCTAATACGCCTGA
The nucleotide sequence above comes from Shewanella sp. Arc9-LZ. Encoded proteins:
- a CDS encoding FMN-binding protein yields the protein MQAILRSYLMLFMMGLAVYFSAFSAVATQYQSNDAFISQAFNGNAGESKVLWLDDDLKQAVEAILAHRFNKMRMRYWLHNDETVWIMDEIGKESPITVAIHIKDHQIMRTKVLIYRESRGDEVRHDFFTDQFKLAKLDDQHQLDKHIDGITGATLSVRALTKLSRIALLLHAHVVQ
- a CDS encoding porin, producing the protein MKKTLIAATLFSLLASNQAMASDETTELRQIIEQQQKVLKDLEKRLEQTEKRVETTADVVEASASSKSATTIGGYGELHYNNISNNQTGTDKKEFDFHRFVLFVGHEFNSTTRFFSELEVEHSIAGESQNGEVELEQAYIEHDFNEMLTAKAGLFLMPVGIINETHEPTVFYGVERNPVEKDIIPATWWEGGLNLNIKAAPGLAFDTAVTSGLYLDESSGYKIRNGRQKVSEAKGEDLAYTGRVKYTAVPGLELAATVQYQSDLTQGTAGVDSASATLLTAHAIYSIENFTVKALFAQWDIDGKEAEALGRDKQNGFYIEPSYRINEQFGVFARYNEWDNNAGDSADTKKKQTNVGVNYWLHENVVFKADYENIGGAADSDGFNLGVGYQF
- a CDS encoding methyltransferase, which translates into the protein MTALRLSYQTVEFGDIDVHLCTLRNSQEFYDPTGVAEKLGISSASWPIFGIVWPSSLVLANYMLDYKTEGKRILEIGCGIALSSLLLNEKHADITATDYHPEVEQFLNRNTKLNNGKNIAFERVDWANDTSKLGLFDVIIGSDLLYEDEHVQLLAYFIKNHASKKCDVIIVDPGRGRKNKLSVKLAEFGFISSHFKPIHTDYLALPFKGYILVFSRGNIVT
- a CDS encoding class I SAM-dependent rRNA methyltransferase; translated protein: MAIRIKLKPGRERSLERRHPWIFSNGIHNVNGGKPQAGDTVEVVAHDGHWLGRGAWSPESQIQVRIWTFDKDETIDADFFARRIKRAQAGRDDLIREQGLTGYRLIAAESDGLPGITIDRYANVLVCQLLSTGAEKWRDTIVEQLVLQYPDCAVYERSDVDSRKKEGLTPVVGLLHGELPAMPVIIEENGIKIAVDVVKGHKTGFYLDQRDNRAMAARFVKGKSVLNCFCYTGTFGLYAAKAGAASIENVDVSTLALQTARDNMAINNLNDDHVSYNEADVFKLLRQYRDEGKTFDVIVLDPPKFADNKSQLDGACRGYKDINMIAMQLLNPGGILLTFSCSGLMQSDLFQKVVADAALDAKREVQFIERMHQASDHPISSAFPEGYYLKGLVARVW
- a CDS encoding DUF805 domain-containing protein, with translation MFLRVGILNIVLAVLGLDTISAIVSLALLVPSLSIAARRLHDTGHSGWWQLILLIPIIGLIVLIVFLAQDSHDVNDYGVNPKLGVPT
- a CDS encoding fasciclin domain-containing protein, translated to MLKKISTILTLVVASLAFSSVSYAEHHGMKKDIVDVAVENGSFTTLVAAVKAAGLVETLKGEGPFTVFAPTDDAFAKLPEGTVEMLLKPENKDKLVAVLTYHVVAGKVLAADVVKLDSATTVEGQTVTIEVKDGNVMVNNAKVIMTDVNASNGVIHVIDTVLLPK
- the glmS gene encoding glutamine--fructose-6-phosphate transaminase (isomerizing), translating into MCGIVGAVAQRDVAEILVEGLRRLEYRGYDSAGIAVIHQGELSRTRRVGKVQELSSALDAAPLSGGTGIAHTRWATHGEPSERNAHPHLSEGDIAVVHNGIIENHGKLRQMLKGLGYVFSSDTDTEVICHLVHHELKTAATLLVAVQATVKQLEGAYGTVVIDRRDSERMVVARSGSPLVIGYGLGENFVASDQLALLPVTRSFAFLEEGDVAEITRREVNIFDVNGNAVQREMKESEVTHDAGDKGEYRHYMLKEIYEQPTAITHTLEGRIAGGKVLDSAFGENAAEFLKDIKHVQIIACGTSYHAGMAARYWLEDWAGVSCNVEIASEFRYRKSHLFPNSLLVTISQSGETADTLAAMRLAKEMGYKATLTICNSAGSSLVRESDMAYMMKAGVEIGVASTKAFTVQLAGLLMLTTVIGRHNGMSSDMEAAITQSLLSMPAKVEQALGLNDAIAELAEDFADKQHALFLGRGDQYPIAMEGALKLKEISYIHAEAYASGELKHGPLALIDADMPVIVVAPNNELLEKLKSNVEEVRARGGLMYVFADVDAEFESDDTMKVIQVPHCDQFMAPLIYTIPLQLLSYHVALIKGTDVDQPRNLAKSVTVE
- a CDS encoding DeoR/GlpR family DNA-binding transcription regulator, which codes for MTKRNTQQRRHSIIKLVNEQGEVSVDELANLFATSEVTIRKDLAMLETHGLLLRRYGGAVPVPQEMTQITNEKLSLNKQAIAAKAAELIRDHNRIIIDSGSTTSGLVQQLNDKRGLVVMTNSLQLANAIHELENEPTLLMTGGTWDPHSESFQGQVAEQVLRSYNFDQLFIGADGIDLDRGTTTFNELTGLSKVMAEMSREVVVLLESTKIGRRIPNLELPWDVVNVLVTDDNITQEAVNTISAHGVRVILAPYTK
- the glmU gene encoding bifunctional UDP-N-acetylglucosamine diphosphorylase/glucosamine-1-phosphate N-acetyltransferase GlmU, with the translated sequence MSLNVVILAAGKGTRMRSDLPKVLHPIAHKSMVQHVIDTANSLGSSAIQLVYGYGADKLQAALGEQALNWVLQAEQLGTGHAVAQANPNINDDDTVLILYGDVPLIQQSTLEALLAVRPANGLAILTVYLPNPTGYGRIVREQGKVVGIIEQKDANAEQLAINEVNTGIMAVPGKQLKAWLNRLSNNNAQGEYYLTDIIAMANADGVEITTSQPQSAIEVEGANNRVQLAQLERAYQARAAEKMMLEGANLRDPARIDIRGNVTVGMDVMIDVNVIFQGQVTLGNNVTIGAGAILIDCDIADNAEIKPYTIVEGAKLGQAASAGPFARLRPGAELKEDAHIGNFVEIKKSVLGKGSKAGHLAYLGDAQIGAGVNIGAGTITCNYDGANKFITTIEDGVFVGSDTQLVAPVTIGKNATLGAGSTITKDVAENELVITRVKQRHITGWQRPVKIKK
- a CDS encoding F0F1 ATP synthase subunit epsilon, yielding MAAKTVQLDIVSAENSIFHGQVSFLEVNGAEGELGIMPNHVALLTKIKPGMARFIKQDGSEEVLYLSGGLLEVQPTAISVLADVALRADDIDEKAALEAKERAEQAIANAGTDFNYEAAAIELAKSMAQLRVVECIKKNITR
- the atpD gene encoding F0F1 ATP synthase subunit beta produces the protein MSTGTVVQVIGAVVDVEFPQDSVPRVYDALKITGEGACNGLVLEVQQQLGGGVVRTIAMGSSDGLRRGLEVANSGSPITVPVGVATLGRIMNVLGEPIDEAGPIGEEERYVIHRAAPSYEDQSNSTELLETGIKVIDLVCPFAKGGKVGLFGGAGVGKTVNMMELINNIAKAHSGLSVFAGVGERTREGNDFYYEMEDSGVLDKVAMVYGQMNEPPGNRLRVALTGLSIAEKFRDEGRDVLLFVDNIYRYTLAGTEVSALLGRMPSAVGYQPTLAEEMGVLQERITSTKSGSITSVQAVYVPADDLTDPSPATTFAHLDATVVLSRQIASLGIYPAVDPLDSTSRQLDPQVVGQEHYDVANGVQTVLQRYKELKDIIAILGMDELSDDDKTMVFRARKIERFLSQPFFVAEVFTGSPGKYVSLKDTIRGFKGILEGEFDHIPEQAFYMVGSIDEAVEKANKKK